Proteins from a genomic interval of Clostridium sp. 'deep sea':
- a CDS encoding ABC transporter ATP-binding protein has protein sequence MENIFKIKNVCKTYKNGVQANNNICLNIDKGEIFGLFGPNGAGKTTLIKQITTLIKPTSGTIDIFGKDLYENIPLAINNISYLGQATAAFSTYRFEDVILHAGMHRGLSKKETIKQTNYLIDRFNMNKKRKRLRYQLSGGERKLSMLLATFIGNNPILILDEPTNQLDPRHRAKVWQYLIELNKEQNTTIVLVTHNVIEAENVINRVAIIDDGKICANGSQGELKKQVSDEVKIIVTFKGQVDLSNIKNEYKQIQKDKYCIYTDSSNMSVVFDSLVKSVGLTKIDDFRVTTPTLEDVYTKLTRREWDGK, from the coding sequence ATGGAAAATATATTTAAGATAAAAAATGTTTGTAAAACATATAAAAATGGTGTACAAGCTAATAATAATATTTGTTTAAACATTGATAAAGGCGAAATATTTGGTTTATTTGGCCCAAATGGTGCGGGAAAAACTACCCTTATTAAACAAATAACTACCCTAATAAAGCCTACGTCAGGTACTATTGATATATTTGGTAAAGACCTTTATGAGAATATTCCTTTAGCTATTAACAATATTTCTTATTTAGGACAAGCTACAGCTGCTTTCTCAACATATAGATTCGAAGATGTTATTTTACATGCTGGTATGCATAGGGGATTATCTAAAAAAGAAACTATAAAGCAAACAAATTATTTAATCGATAGATTTAATATGAATAAAAAAAGAAAAAGACTAAGATATCAGTTATCAGGGGGAGAGCGTAAGCTTTCTATGTTATTGGCTACTTTTATAGGTAATAATCCAATCTTAATATTAGATGAGCCCACTAATCAACTTGACCCACGACACAGAGCGAAGGTTTGGCAATATCTTATAGAACTAAATAAAGAGCAAAATACAACAATTGTTTTAGTAACTCACAATGTAATAGAAGCAGAAAATGTGATAAATAGAGTAGCTATTATTGATGACGGCAAGATTTGCGCTAATGGTTCACAGGGTGAATTAAAAAAACAGGTAAGTGACGAGGTAAAAATTATAGTTACATTTAAAGGTCAAGTTGATTTAAGTAACATTAAAAATGAATACAAACAAATCCAAAAAGATAAGTATTGCATTTATACCGATAGCTCTAATATGTCTGTTGTATTCGACTCCCTAGTTAAATCAGTAGGTTTAACAAAAATCGACGATTTTAGAGTAACCACACCAACCCTAGAGGATGTTTATACTAAACTAACAAGGAGAGAGTGGGATGGAAAATAA
- a CDS encoding ABC transporter permease, producing the protein MENNKIKKFFIDYWWILKGKLYDMRLEWKFYIILISLSPLSYLFFLWFYGGMGDYSKNLYIVTGSVANSAVTAAMLGLGQSIGSLRLSHVMEYYATYPISKLSFILALASKGVIFSIPSAIIILVIGGPVLGVPVISNLIPIFIVYFAGAFSLAGLGAIIGFYGSTPYSSSMITQIVSPLIVLFAPVYFPLFKLPRFLQISSHVIPTTYVARGMRQAITTPYSTGYWLNILILLGFTIVGLVASVYKTSWRVTSTEAK; encoded by the coding sequence ATGGAAAATAATAAAATTAAAAAATTCTTTATAGACTACTGGTGGATACTAAAAGGTAAACTGTATGATATGCGTCTTGAGTGGAAATTTTACATAATACTAATTTCTCTATCTCCATTAAGCTACTTATTTTTCCTATGGTTTTATGGAGGCATGGGTGATTATAGTAAAAATCTCTATATAGTAACTGGTTCGGTGGCTAATAGTGCTGTAACAGCAGCAATGCTTGGGTTAGGGCAAAGCATTGGTTCTTTGCGTTTAAGCCACGTTATGGAATACTACGCTACTTATCCTATTTCCAAACTATCTTTTATACTTGCTTTAGCTAGTAAGGGCGTGATATTTTCTATTCCATCAGCAATTATAATATTAGTAATAGGTGGTCCAGTATTAGGGGTTCCAGTTATATCGAACCTTATTCCAATCTTTATTGTTTACTTTGCTGGTGCCTTTAGCTTAGCTGGATTGGGTGCAATCATTGGTTTTTATGGGTCTACCCCTTACTCATCCAGTATGATAACTCAAATAGTTAGTCCCTTAATAGTTTTATTTGCTCCTGTTTATTTTCCACTATTTAAATTGCCAAGATTTTTGCAAATAAGCTCACATGTAATTCCAACTACCTATGTAGCGAGGGGCATGCGTCAGGCTATAACTACCCCTTATAGTACAGGCTATTGGTTAAATATTTTAATACTTTTAGGCTTCACTATAGTTGGTTTAGTAGCCAGTGTTTATAAAACATCTTGGCGTGTTACATCAACAGAAGCCAAATAA
- a CDS encoding cyclic 2,3-diphosphoglycerate synthase has translation MLKKIIIMGAAGRDFHNFNVRYRDNEDYQVVAFTATQIPDIDGRKYPAELAGKLYPNGIPIYDEEMLPQLIKEHNIEEVVFAYSDVPYDYLGHRLSIVNGSGADFTFLNPESTMIKSVKPLVAVCAVRTGVGKSQTTRAVCKKLKEMGHNVVAIRHPMPYGDLVKQAVQRFATYADLDVHECTIEEREEYEPHIDKGIIVYSGVDYEAILREAEKEADVIVWDGGNNDTPFYKPDLLITLVDPHRAGNELAYYPGETNLRIADVCLINKVDTARFDDINTVRENISMANPQAVVIDGASPIFVNNSEEIRGKRVLVIEDGPTLTHGEMTYGAGVVAAKKFGAGELVDPRPYAKGTLAETFKKYSHITEILPAMGYGEKQMKDLQETIDSIPCDLVIAATPIDLTRVIKVNKPMLRVYYELEEIGEPKLCEVLKKFQK, from the coding sequence GTGTTGAAAAAAATTATTATTATGGGCGCTGCTGGTAGAGATTTTCATAACTTTAACGTAAGATATCGTGATAATGAGGATTATCAGGTAGTTGCATTTACAGCAACTCAAATTCCAGATATTGATGGCAGAAAATATCCTGCAGAATTAGCTGGAAAACTTTATCCTAATGGCATTCCTATATATGATGAGGAAATGTTACCACAATTAATCAAGGAGCATAATATTGAGGAAGTAGTTTTTGCTTATAGTGACGTTCCGTATGACTATTTAGGTCATCGTTTATCTATAGTCAATGGTTCTGGTGCCGACTTTACCTTCTTAAATCCAGAGTCTACAATGATAAAATCTGTTAAACCTTTAGTAGCTGTTTGTGCAGTAAGAACTGGTGTTGGTAAAAGTCAAACTACTAGAGCAGTATGCAAAAAGCTTAAAGAAATGGGTCATAATGTGGTTGCAATTCGTCACCCAATGCCTTATGGTGACTTAGTTAAACAAGCAGTTCAAAGATTTGCTACTTATGCTGATTTAGATGTACATGAGTGTACTATTGAAGAGCGTGAAGAGTACGAACCTCATATCGATAAAGGCATTATTGTTTATTCTGGTGTTGATTACGAGGCAATTTTACGTGAGGCTGAAAAAGAGGCCGATGTAATTGTTTGGGATGGTGGAAATAATGATACCCCATTTTATAAACCAGACCTGCTAATTACTTTAGTAGACCCCCATAGAGCTGGTAATGAACTTGCTTATTACCCAGGCGAAACAAACCTACGAATCGCCGATGTTTGTTTAATTAATAAAGTTGATACTGCCAGATTTGATGATATTAATACTGTACGTGAAAATATAAGTATGGCTAATCCGCAAGCAGTTGTCATAGATGGTGCGTCTCCAATCTTTGTTAATAATTCAGAAGAGATTAGAGGTAAACGTGTTTTAGTAATTGAAGATGGTCCAACCCTAACACATGGTGAAATGACTTATGGAGCTGGTGTTGTTGCTGCTAAAAAGTTTGGTGCTGGTGAATTAGTAGACCCAAGACCTTACGCTAAAGGGACTTTAGCAGAAACATTTAAAAAATATAGTCATATAACTGAGATTTTACCTGCCATGGGTTATGGCGAAAAACAAATGAAAGATCTACAAGAAACAATTGATTCAATTCCTTGTGATTTAGTAATAGCGGCTACTCCTATAGATTTAACTCGAGTTATAAAAGTTAATAAACCAATGTTAAGAGTTTACTATGAACTCGAAGAAATTGGCGAACCAAAACTCTGTGAAGTACTAAAGAAATTCCAAAAATAA
- a CDS encoding MarR family transcriptional regulator: MDNRDTRIDLINTYLVRLFNQILAIEEKSLTDAGLTNLSMTEMHTIEAVGFHEPCTMSIIAKYLRITLGTLTTSINRLVKKGYVTRYRDSEDRRKVLVELTQKGKEADIVHSEFHKRMVGQMTDDLKLQDKVVLMRSLRNLKHFFDKEYRDVSGFSIKNENIE; encoded by the coding sequence ATGGATAATAGAGATACAAGGATTGACTTAATTAATACTTATTTAGTACGGCTATTTAATCAAATATTAGCTATAGAAGAAAAATCTTTAACAGATGCAGGACTAACTAATTTATCTATGACAGAAATGCATACTATTGAGGCGGTTGGTTTCCATGAACCTTGCACTATGTCAATCATAGCAAAGTATTTACGTATAACTCTGGGTACACTAACAACATCTATAAATCGCTTAGTTAAAAAGGGTTATGTAACAAGATACAGAGACAGTGAAGACAGGCGCAAAGTACTTGTTGAGCTTACTCAAAAGGGTAAAGAAGCAGATATAGTTCATTCTGAGTTTCATAAAAGAATGGTTGGTCAAATGACTGACGATTTAAAGCTTCAGGATAAAGTGGTTTTAATGAGAAGTCTACGTAATCTTAAACATTTTTTTGACAAAGAATATAGAGATGTAAGTGGATTTAGTATTAAAAATGAAAATATAGAGTAA
- a CDS encoding beta-ketoacyl-ACP synthase III: protein MVRAAITGWGGYVPDNKVNNHFLSTIVDTSDEWIRTRTGIKNRFISTGENTSHLAIEASKQALVNSNLKAKELDLIIVATVTPDSYTPATACLVQAALGASKAVAFDVTAGCSGFIYGMNIAKNFIENGNVQNALVIGAETLSKVTNWQDRNTCVLFGDGAGAVILQASRLQGILASDLGTAGDVDGLLTIPAAPLRNPFIKGEIKNSYITMQGQKVFKFAVKAMRKSIEKVLDDAKLTLKDIKYVIPHQANNRIIDYVAKKMKADNKKFYKNIENIGNTSAATIPIAFNQMISQGLLNKGDKVIMVGFGGGLTWGAVLVEL, encoded by the coding sequence ATAGTGAGAGCAGCTATTACAGGTTGGGGCGGTTATGTACCAGATAATAAGGTCAATAACCATTTTCTATCTACCATCGTAGATACAAGTGATGAGTGGATTAGAACCAGAACTGGCATAAAAAATAGATTCATATCAACAGGTGAGAATACATCTCATTTAGCAATTGAGGCCTCTAAGCAGGCATTAGTAAATAGTAACTTAAAAGCAAAAGAGCTAGATTTAATAATAGTAGCAACAGTAACCCCCGATAGCTACACTCCAGCAACTGCCTGTTTGGTCCAGGCAGCTTTAGGTGCGTCAAAAGCTGTAGCTTTTGACGTAACTGCTGGTTGTTCAGGGTTTATTTATGGTATGAACATTGCCAAAAATTTTATTGAAAATGGAAATGTACAAAATGCCTTAGTAATTGGAGCAGAGACATTGTCTAAGGTAACCAACTGGCAAGATCGTAATACCTGCGTGTTATTTGGAGATGGTGCAGGTGCAGTAATATTACAGGCCTCAAGATTACAAGGAATACTTGCTAGTGATTTGGGAACAGCAGGAGATGTTGACGGTTTATTAACTATTCCAGCAGCGCCTTTGCGAAACCCATTTATAAAAGGTGAAATTAAAAATAGCTATATTACCATGCAAGGACAAAAGGTATTTAAATTTGCTGTTAAAGCAATGCGTAAGAGCATAGAAAAAGTTCTTGATGATGCAAAATTAACTTTAAAAGACATAAAGTATGTAATACCACATCAAGCCAATAATAGAATAATAGATTATGTTGCTAAAAAAATGAAAGCAGATAACAAAAAATTCTATAAAAATATTGAAAATATTGGTAATACATCTGCTGCAACAATACCAATAGCTTTCAACCAAATGATATCACAAGGCTTATTAAATAAAGGAGACAAAGTAATTATGGTTGGCTTCGGAGGAGGCCTAACTTGGGGGGCGGTGTTAGTAGAACTATAA
- the acpP gene encoding acyl carrier protein, with amino-acid sequence MTFDKVREILVENLGVSEDEVAIQSHIQNDLGADSLDIVEIVMSVEDVFGVAVEEDHIRSVKTVQDLVTYIDSHKN; translated from the coding sequence ATGACATTTGATAAAGTAAGAGAAATCTTAGTAGAGAACCTTGGTGTGAGTGAAGATGAAGTTGCCATACAGAGTCATATTCAAAATGATTTAGGTGCTGACTCATTAGATATCGTTGAAATCGTTATGAGTGTAGAAGATGTTTTTGGCGTTGCTGTGGAAGAAGACCATATTCGCAGTGTTAAAACCGTACAAGACTTAGTAACATACATCGATAGCCACAAAAACTAA
- the fabK gene encoding enoyl-[acyl-carrier-protein] reductase FabK: MLNSICELLDIKYPIIQGGMAWISDANLSSAVSNAGGLGVIAAGNHNAEWLRAEIKKARNLTSKPLGVNIMLLSPHVNEVAQVVCEEKVDVVITGAGNPGTYLNMWKEAGIKVIPVIPSVALARRLEQKGVDAVICEGMEAGGHIGSLTTMALVPQIVDAVNIPVIAAGGIADSRGVLAVLALGATGVQIGTRFLVAKECNIHSNYKEKVIKSRDRDTVITGVSTGHPVRSLKNKLTREYQKLEKSGASHEELNKLGQGSLRKAAIEGDMNFGSPMAGQIAALVTKEQSVQEIIHDLIENIPSVLTKIMEVNKWAK, encoded by the coding sequence ATGTTAAATAGCATATGTGAATTACTAGATATAAAATACCCTATTATACAAGGTGGTATGGCATGGATTTCTGATGCTAACCTATCTTCAGCAGTATCTAATGCAGGTGGTTTAGGAGTTATTGCCGCTGGCAATCATAACGCAGAGTGGCTCAGGGCTGAAATAAAAAAGGCCCGCAACTTAACTTCTAAACCCCTTGGGGTAAACATAATGCTACTTAGTCCACATGTTAATGAGGTAGCTCAAGTAGTATGCGAAGAAAAGGTTGATGTAGTTATAACAGGAGCAGGAAATCCGGGTACTTACCTTAACATGTGGAAAGAAGCCGGTATTAAAGTAATACCAGTTATTCCATCTGTAGCACTAGCAAGAAGACTAGAGCAAAAGGGAGTAGATGCCGTAATATGTGAAGGCATGGAAGCCGGAGGTCATATTGGTTCCTTAACAACTATGGCATTAGTGCCCCAAATAGTTGATGCAGTAAATATCCCTGTAATAGCAGCGGGAGGAATAGCAGATAGCCGTGGTGTTTTAGCTGTTTTAGCTTTAGGAGCAACCGGCGTGCAAATTGGTACTCGTTTTTTAGTAGCAAAAGAATGCAATATTCACTCAAATTATAAAGAAAAAGTAATAAAATCTCGAGATAGAGATACTGTAATAACTGGTGTAAGCACAGGTCACCCTGTAAGGTCACTAAAAAACAAACTTACTCGTGAATATCAAAAGCTTGAAAAAAGTGGAGCAAGTCATGAAGAACTAAACAAATTAGGACAAGGTAGCTTACGAAAAGCTGCTATTGAAGGTGACATGAATTTTGGCTCTCCTATGGCAGGTCAAATCGCTGCTTTAGTAACAAAAGAACAGAGTGTGCAAGAAATTATACATGACCTTATTGAAAATATCCCCAGTGTTTTAACCAAAATAATGGAGGTAAATAAATGGGCAAAATAG
- the fabD gene encoding ACP S-malonyltransferase: protein MGKIAVLFPGQGSQYVGMGQDIYQNLQQSKQIFDLADKSLNYKLSDLCFNGPEEDLKKTEITQPAMLTVCMALYEALKEKEITVKATAGLSLGEYCSLVAAGIISFEEAVVLVQKRGKYMQEAVPFGVGTMAAIIGLDADAINNICQQVEGVVEVANYNCPGQIVIGGEIESVEKACKLCLEKGAKKAVRLAVSAPFHTSMLQPAKELLAEELTKVNINKATMPVVSSVTGDFISNKTVIRDLLALQVCSSVQWEKAMRTLLNEGFDTFIEVGPGKTLRSFMRRIDKKAKVINVYNIETLNKAIETLEAN from the coding sequence ATGGGCAAAATAGCTGTATTATTTCCTGGCCAAGGGTCACAGTATGTAGGCATGGGGCAGGATATATATCAAAATCTTCAGCAAAGTAAACAGATATTTGACCTTGCAGACAAAAGCCTTAACTATAAACTTTCCGATTTGTGTTTTAATGGTCCGGAAGAAGACCTAAAAAAAACAGAGATAACCCAGCCTGCAATGCTAACAGTTTGTATGGCATTGTATGAAGCCTTAAAGGAAAAAGAAATTACGGTTAAAGCTACAGCTGGGTTAAGCTTAGGTGAATATTGCTCGCTAGTTGCTGCTGGCATTATAAGCTTTGAAGAAGCGGTAGTTTTAGTTCAAAAACGAGGCAAATATATGCAGGAGGCAGTACCTTTTGGGGTTGGCACTATGGCAGCAATAATAGGCTTAGATGCTGATGCAATAAATAACATTTGTCAGCAAGTTGAGGGTGTTGTAGAGGTTGCTAACTACAATTGCCCGGGTCAAATTGTTATTGGCGGAGAAATTGAGTCAGTAGAAAAGGCCTGTAAATTATGCCTAGAAAAGGGAGCAAAAAAAGCAGTTAGATTAGCTGTTAGTGCCCCATTTCATACCTCAATGTTACAGCCTGCCAAAGAGTTACTAGCTGAGGAATTAACTAAAGTAAACATAAACAAAGCTACGATGCCTGTTGTATCAAGTGTAACAGGTGATTTTATTAGTAATAAAACAGTAATAAGAGATCTATTAGCATTACAAGTATGTAGTAGCGTGCAGTGGGAGAAGGCTATGCGTACTTTACTAAATGAAGGCTTTGATACCTTTATTGAAGTGGGTCCAGGAAAAACCCTAAGAAGTTTTATGAGAAGAATAGATAAAAAGGCCAAAGTCATTAACGTATATAACATCGAAACCCTCAATAAAGCTATTGAAACACTGGAGGCAAATTAA
- the fabG gene encoding 3-oxoacyl-[acyl-carrier-protein] reductase — protein MKQIAIITGASRGIGQAIAIHLSKMGMNIALNFYGKDDEITETLKLCEQNGSECIINNSDISNFNNAKELITQTHKHFGRIDVLVNNAGITRDNLLMRMSEAEFDSVLAVNLKGAFNCTKHISRIMLKQRSGSIVNIASVVGITGNLGQANYAASKAGLIGFTKSVAKEFSSRGVRANAIAPGFIETSMTEVLSTEIRNEMLKNIPLKRYGKPSDVAEAVGFLVSDSASYITGQVLCVDGGMVM, from the coding sequence ATGAAGCAAATAGCTATTATAACAGGCGCTAGCCGAGGCATTGGTCAAGCTATCGCTATACATTTAAGTAAAATGGGCATGAATATTGCCCTTAATTTTTATGGAAAAGATGATGAAATAACTGAAACCCTAAAGCTTTGTGAGCAAAATGGGTCAGAATGTATTATAAATAACAGCGATATTAGCAATTTTAACAATGCTAAAGAATTAATCACACAAACCCATAAACACTTTGGCAGAATTGATGTATTAGTAAATAACGCTGGTATTACCAGAGATAATTTATTAATGCGAATGAGCGAGGCTGAGTTTGATTCAGTTTTAGCTGTTAACTTAAAGGGTGCTTTTAACTGTACTAAACACATCAGTAGAATTATGTTAAAACAACGCAGTGGATCAATTGTAAACATTGCCTCTGTTGTGGGTATAACTGGTAACTTGGGGCAAGCAAACTATGCTGCCTCTAAAGCAGGCTTAATTGGTTTCACAAAGTCTGTAGCTAAAGAATTTTCCTCAAGAGGAGTAAGAGCTAATGCCATTGCACCTGGGTTTATTGAAACCTCTATGACTGAGGTACTATCTACAGAAATAAGGAATGAGATGTTAAAAAATATCCCCCTTAAACGTTACGGAAAACCTAGTGATGTAGCAGAAGCTGTAGGTTTTTTAGTAAGCGATTCTGCCTCTTACATTACAGGACAAGTACTGTGTGTAGATGGCGGAATGGTGATGTAG